The Nitrososphaerota archaeon genome window below encodes:
- a CDS encoding threonine/serine dehydratase: protein MVRLSQTGLPTLRDIEQAEARIRKYIPETPLEYSKGVSNLLGREAYLKLETFQPIRVFKIRGALNKLQCLGDSDLGKGVLTASSGNHGFAIAYASRIFGVKATICVPQNVNPQKLSAIEEQGAEIVRFGSGYDETYEHAVSTAAKRGLTFIHAFNDRDIIAGQGTCGLEMSRQLPDMDSAAVAIGGGGLISGIAIALKESLDRVRVYGAETVAIPSMYESLQKGSRVHVDPKKTIADGMQAAIPGELTFEAATRYVDRVGLVTDLQLEDAIYDLLTLGRVLSEPAGASPLAAMKGPLREEVGEEIVLVVSGGNISVQLLSSILTRKAKESS, encoded by the coding sequence GTGGTTCGGCTGAGTCAGACGGGCCTTCCGACCCTGAGAGACATCGAACAGGCAGAAGCCAGGATCCGGAAGTACATTCCCGAAACGCCCCTGGAATACTCGAAAGGGGTCTCGAACCTACTCGGACGCGAGGCGTACCTCAAGCTCGAGACATTCCAGCCCATCCGCGTCTTCAAGATCCGGGGCGCGCTCAACAAACTGCAGTGCCTGGGGGATTCAGACCTAGGCAAGGGCGTGCTCACGGCCTCGTCCGGAAACCACGGCTTCGCCATCGCCTACGCATCTAGGATCTTCGGAGTGAAGGCCACCATCTGCGTCCCTCAGAACGTCAACCCCCAGAAGCTAAGTGCGATCGAGGAGCAGGGGGCGGAAATCGTCAGGTTCGGCAGCGGCTACGATGAAACCTATGAGCACGCCGTATCCACCGCCGCGAAGAGAGGCCTGACCTTCATCCACGCCTTCAACGACAGGGACATAATCGCCGGACAGGGGACCTGCGGCCTCGAGATGAGTAGGCAACTCCCGGACATGGACAGCGCCGCGGTGGCCATCGGCGGAGGTGGGCTGATCTCTGGCATCGCCATCGCCCTCAAAGAGTCCCTGGACAGGGTCAGGGTCTACGGCGCCGAGACCGTTGCCATACCTTCGATGTACGAATCCTTGCAGAAGGGTTCGAGGGTCCACGTGGACCCGAAGAAGACGATAGCCGACGGCATGCAGGCGGCCATCCCAGGGGAGCTGACCTTCGAAGCCGCGACAAGGTACGTCGACAGGGTCGGCCTTGTTACGGACCTCCAGCTGGAGGACGCGATCTACGACCTCCTGACCCTCGGAAGGGTCCTGTCCGAGCCCGCCGGCGCCTCCCCCCTCGCCGCCATGAAGGGGCCTCTCAGAGAGGAGGTGGGGGAAGAGATCGTGCTCGTAGTCAGCGGCGGGAACATCTCAGTCCAGCTCCTCTCTTCGATTCTTACGAGAAAAGCGAAAGAAAGCTCTTGA
- a CDS encoding zinc finger domain-containing protein, whose amino-acid sequence MSQATAALPICSSCNRPIKPAERATHFLCPNCHETLIWRSEKCRKFSRRYKCVNCGFEGP is encoded by the coding sequence ATGTCTCAAGCCACGGCCGCGCTCCCGATCTGCAGCTCTTGCAACCGGCCCATCAAGCCGGCGGAGAGAGCGACCCATTTCCTCTGCCCCAACTGCCACGAGACCCTCATCTGGAGGTCCGAGAAGTGCAGGAAGTTCTCGAGACGGTACAAGTGCGTCAACTGCGGCTTCGAAGGACCCTAG
- a CDS encoding elongation factor 1-beta — translation MGSYVIRLKILPQDTTTEHQKIVDSVAMALPAEAQVRGHKIEPIAFGLSAIIMDIVAPEEEGEIDKVEAAVTGAPLVGQSEFMGVSRMSSRLPGQH, via the coding sequence TTGGGTTCCTACGTGATCCGGCTCAAGATTCTTCCCCAGGACACGACGACCGAGCACCAGAAGATCGTTGATTCTGTGGCTATGGCCCTGCCTGCCGAGGCGCAGGTAAGAGGGCACAAAATCGAACCGATAGCCTTCGGCCTCTCTGCCATAATCATGGACATCGTGGCTCCGGAGGAAGAAGGAGAGATCGACAAGGTAGAGGCGGCGGTGACAGGCGCTCCCCTGGTCGGCCAGTCAGAATTCATGGGGGTCAGCAGGATGTCCAGCAGGCTCCCCGGTCAGCACTGA
- the fen gene encoding flap endonuclease-1, producing MGVDFGDSIPREKIQLEDISGWKLAVDGYNTLYQFLAIIRGMDGGHLKDSKGRVTSHISGLFYRNVNLMELGIKLVYVFDGKPPELKMEEIERRSAVRREAKDQYLKALQVGDLPQARKYAEASTVLGRDMVSDAKELLDAMGIPWVDAPSEGEAQASTMAMEGTVNAVASQDHDSIVFGAPVLVRNVTISGKRRLPSKGIVINVLPERIRLADVLSSTGLTREQLVDFAILLGTDFNPDGFEGVGPATALKYLKKYGKLEDIKELKDSLQQVRFQEIRSLYLNAPSVKGVNPDWRPFDRDRLMSFLVGEHSFSRERVESAIGRIQSAKAPPTETLEKWFG from the coding sequence ATGGGCGTCGACTTCGGCGACTCAATCCCAAGAGAGAAGATCCAGCTAGAAGACATCTCCGGCTGGAAGCTCGCAGTCGACGGTTACAACACCCTCTACCAGTTCCTCGCGATAATCCGGGGCATGGACGGAGGGCACCTGAAGGACTCGAAGGGGAGGGTCACTTCCCACATTTCCGGCCTCTTCTACAGGAACGTGAACCTCATGGAGCTCGGCATCAAGCTCGTCTACGTGTTCGACGGCAAGCCCCCCGAGCTGAAGATGGAGGAGATTGAAAGGCGCTCCGCCGTGCGCAGGGAAGCGAAGGACCAGTACCTGAAGGCGCTCCAGGTCGGCGACCTCCCACAGGCCAGAAAGTACGCCGAAGCCTCCACAGTCCTCGGGCGGGACATGGTGTCCGACGCCAAGGAACTCCTGGATGCCATGGGGATCCCATGGGTCGACGCACCTTCCGAGGGAGAGGCGCAGGCCTCCACCATGGCCATGGAAGGTACGGTGAACGCTGTCGCTTCCCAGGACCACGACTCGATCGTCTTCGGCGCCCCCGTCCTCGTCAGGAACGTAACCATCTCCGGCAAGAGGCGCCTCCCGAGCAAGGGAATAGTAATCAACGTCCTACCCGAGCGGATCAGACTGGCTGACGTCCTATCGTCTACGGGCCTCACCAGAGAACAACTCGTCGACTTCGCGATCCTGCTGGGGACAGACTTCAACCCTGACGGATTCGAAGGGGTGGGCCCCGCCACTGCGTTGAAGTATCTCAAGAAATACGGCAAGCTCGAGGACATCAAGGAGCTGAAGGATTCTCTTCAACAGGTCCGGTTCCAGGAGATAAGGAGTCTCTACCTGAACGCCCCTAGCGTCAAGGGCGTGAACCCTGATTGGAGGCCTTTCGACAGAGACAGGCTCATGTCCTTCCTCGTCGGAGAGCATTCCTTCTCCCGCGAAAGGGTCGAGTCTGCCATCGGCAGAATCCAGTCCGCCAAGGCCCCCCCGACCGAAACCCTGGAGAAGTGGTTCGGCTGA
- the pth2 gene encoding peptidyl-tRNA hydrolase Pth2 translates to MKQAIVVRSDLKMGKGKLAAQAAHASLSAAEQAMGRRSPWFDNWKDGGQAKIVLKVQSEEELQELFRKAKAAKLPASLIEDRGLTQLEPGTVTCLGIGPGPDEDIDRITGKLKLL, encoded by the coding sequence ATGAAACAGGCCATAGTGGTCAGGTCGGACCTCAAGATGGGGAAGGGTAAGCTCGCGGCCCAGGCGGCCCACGCGTCTCTGAGTGCGGCCGAGCAGGCCATGGGACGGAGGTCGCCATGGTTCGACAACTGGAAGGACGGGGGTCAGGCGAAGATCGTGCTGAAGGTCCAGTCGGAAGAGGAGCTGCAGGAACTCTTCAGGAAGGCGAAGGCCGCCAAGCTTCCCGCATCTCTGATTGAAGACCGGGGGCTCACCCAGCTTGAGCCTGGCACGGTCACATGCCTCGGGATAGGGCCCGGACCGGATGAGGACATCGACAGGATAACCGGGAAGCTCAAGCTGCTTTGA
- a CDS encoding NAD(P)/FAD-dependent oxidoreductase — translation MATDFDIVVAGGSITGLTFAAEAANLGLTVLVAEEHQEIGEPEKCDGLVSLRGLRKYGYLPEKDVIQNQINSALVHSPFGKNFAVNATALEVVVLDRSAFDKQVAREAASRGAKISTGVRVGGYSEKSDGVKVAVGDRAVSARYYVDATGPASSPRGGILPAAKYELEGEWVRERVVEVFLDADRYPAFFAWVIPFGRGKAKVGAAGIGINPFKALDAFLADKPHKVLRRVSAPIYVGGPSPKFVEGRRILVGESAGQVKPTTAGGIMTSIAGAVSAAKWVGESIRLDDSSLLAGYQREWESLFLKEMKTMLKLRGVFGKLSNSDMDALVAAMATPKLVLKLSQTDFDFHASALLGALGLPGLLRVARVVASAEMRSLISEA, via the coding sequence TTGGCAACTGATTTCGACATAGTGGTCGCCGGGGGGAGCATCACAGGGCTGACCTTCGCCGCCGAAGCCGCGAACCTAGGACTGACCGTCCTCGTTGCCGAGGAACACCAGGAGATCGGAGAGCCCGAAAAGTGCGATGGCCTGGTCAGTCTCCGCGGCCTGAGGAAGTACGGCTACCTTCCGGAGAAGGACGTGATTCAGAATCAGATCAATTCAGCCCTCGTGCACTCTCCCTTCGGCAAGAACTTCGCAGTCAACGCGACCGCCCTCGAGGTGGTGGTGCTCGACAGGAGCGCCTTCGACAAGCAGGTAGCGAGGGAGGCCGCCTCAAGGGGGGCGAAGATATCGACCGGGGTGCGGGTCGGCGGCTATTCCGAGAAGAGCGACGGTGTTAAGGTAGCCGTGGGCGACAGGGCAGTCTCAGCCAGGTACTACGTCGACGCGACCGGCCCGGCCTCAAGTCCCAGAGGAGGGATACTTCCCGCCGCAAAGTACGAGCTTGAGGGAGAGTGGGTCAGGGAGCGGGTCGTAGAAGTCTTCCTCGATGCAGACCGGTACCCGGCGTTCTTCGCCTGGGTGATACCCTTTGGCCGCGGGAAGGCCAAAGTCGGGGCGGCGGGGATAGGGATCAACCCGTTCAAGGCCCTGGACGCGTTCCTTGCCGACAAGCCTCACAAAGTGCTTCGTCGCGTTTCTGCGCCCATCTATGTGGGGGGGCCCTCTCCGAAGTTCGTTGAGGGCAGGAGGATACTCGTCGGAGAGTCCGCGGGACAGGTGAAGCCGACCACGGCCGGTGGGATCATGACCTCAATCGCGGGAGCCGTCTCTGCGGCGAAGTGGGTCGGAGAGAGCATAAGGCTCGACGATTCCTCCCTACTCGCGGGGTATCAAAGGGAGTGGGAGTCTCTATTCCTGAAGGAGATGAAGACCATGCTCAAGCTTCGGGGCGTCTTCGGAAAGCTGTCCAATTCAGACATGGACGCTCTGGTGGCTGCCATGGCAACGCCCAAGCTCGTCCTCAAGCTTTCGCAGACCGATTTCGACTTTCACGCATCGGCCCTCCTTGGGGCCCTCGGGCTGCCCGGGCTTCTCCGGGTCGCCAGGGTCGTCGCATCAGCAGAGATGCGTTCTCTCATCTCCGAGGCATGA